In Alistipes ihumii AP11, a genomic segment contains:
- a CDS encoding methionine adenosyltransferase domain-containing protein: protein MIKFSEFVSLGHPDKIADYISQYLLDRYIEHDPQTRYAVEVQIKGYQVTLGGEVSSKHHFSAQEIRDFVRASVNEIGYTREYQQKWGADNTICGDLLDVAIYICQQSNDIAQGLSGWGDQGIFFGYCEYRPDTCGMPLDHTLAKRLCKDLFESGIGGLDIKTQVITRNDKVEKVIVAIPLLDDTSKKTVKHFVRSRIKGRYQLIINGTGRYVKHSSIADCGTTGRKLAVDFYGGNSKLGGGSPWTKDASKADLTLNLAARRLAINYSMKYKTDVTTALACCIGKQAVDFIVQDTAENTLAEGTMDINPQEICKEFKLNTPIYASMCRWGLFGEYQQDKVWE, encoded by the coding sequence ATGATAAAATTTTCAGAATTCGTATCGCTCGGCCACCCTGATAAGATTGCGGACTATATTTCGCAATATCTCCTCGACCGGTACATCGAACACGACCCGCAAACCCGTTATGCGGTTGAAGTGCAAATCAAGGGCTACCAGGTAACGCTCGGCGGCGAGGTATCAAGTAAGCACCATTTTTCAGCACAGGAGATACGGGATTTTGTCCGTGCATCTGTAAACGAAATCGGGTACACACGAGAATATCAGCAGAAATGGGGTGCTGACAATACCATTTGTGGCGACCTGCTCGACGTGGCTATCTATATCTGCCAACAGAGCAACGACATTGCACAAGGGTTGTCCGGCTGGGGCGACCAAGGCATTTTCTTCGGTTATTGTGAGTACCGTCCCGATACCTGCGGAATGCCTCTCGACCATACCCTCGCCAAAAGATTATGCAAAGACCTGTTCGAGAGTGGCATCGGAGGCCTCGACATCAAAACGCAGGTCATTACCCGCAATGATAAGGTCGAAAAGGTCATCGTTGCAATCCCGCTGCTCGATGACACGAGCAAAAAGACCGTGAAACACTTTGTGCGCTCACGTATCAAAGGCCGGTATCAGCTCATCATCAACGGCACAGGCCGATACGTCAAACACTCGTCTATCGCAGACTGCGGTACAACCGGTCGCAAATTGGCGGTGGATTTCTATGGAGGCAACAGTAAACTCGGCGGCGGTTCCCCTTGGACGAAAGATGCAAGCAAGGCTGACCTCACGCTGAACCTCGCCGCCCGCCGCCTCGCTATCAACTACTCGATGAAATACAAAACGGACGTAACGACCGCCCTCGCCTGCTGCATCGGCAAACAGGCGGTGGATTTCATCGTTCAAGACACGGCGGAAAACACGTTGGCCGAGGGGACAATGGACATCAATCCACAGGAGATATGCAAGGAGTTCAAGTTGAACACCCCGATTTATGCGTCTATGTGCCGCTGGGGGCTGTTCGGCGAATATCAACAAGACAAAGTATGGGAATAG
- a CDS encoding DNA methyltransferase: MKTELVKLSQIRVNGANPRIIKDDKFAKLVNSILDFPKMLELRPIVVDDTLVCLGGNMRYRALTFIAEMPIDDLKSRLCDIRGFQKKTEAEKEALVEHWERWQDNPTAPIIRAADLSDEEQKEFIIKDNVGYGEWDYDMLANDWEAEDLEDWGLDVWQSDNNDGGDSAGESSKPANGSLADRFVIPPFSILDTRKGYWQARKKVWRELIGDMGESRNDTLITSPEIKYKDIYQKTREHRESLGLSFKEYLDKYVPEEVKEREAAKVLSAGVSLLDPVMAELICRWFGLEKCKTFDCFAGDSVFGYVSAYLGNEFTGIELRPEQAQLNNERVEGMAARYICDDGQNVGQHIEPNSMDLLFSCPPYYDLEKYSDLENDASNQGTYEEFLTILTNAFKSALGCLKENRFAVIVVGDVRDKKTGFYYNFIDDMKRIFKENGAALYNELILIETGASTALRAARYMESRKVAKMHQNILVFYKGNTKEIKNNYKKIEYASEDLELFRVDSGDEPAED, encoded by the coding sequence ATGAAAACGGAACTCGTAAAACTCTCTCAAATACGGGTGAACGGGGCAAACCCTCGTATCATCAAAGACGACAAGTTTGCCAAGTTGGTAAACTCGATTCTCGATTTTCCGAAGATGCTGGAACTTCGCCCGATTGTGGTGGACGATACACTCGTTTGCTTGGGCGGAAATATGCGTTACCGGGCATTGACTTTCATAGCCGAGATGCCTATTGACGACCTGAAATCTCGACTGTGCGATATTCGAGGTTTTCAGAAAAAAACCGAAGCCGAGAAAGAGGCTTTGGTTGAACATTGGGAACGTTGGCAGGATAACCCGACCGCTCCCATTATCCGTGCTGCCGACTTATCGGATGAAGAACAAAAGGAGTTTATCATCAAGGACAACGTGGGCTATGGCGAATGGGACTACGATATGCTGGCGAATGATTGGGAGGCAGAAGACCTCGAAGATTGGGGGCTGGACGTATGGCAGTCCGACAACAACGACGGCGGCGACAGTGCAGGCGAAAGCAGCAAACCAGCCAACGGCTCTTTGGCCGACCGCTTCGTTATCCCTCCGTTCTCAATTCTCGACACCCGCAAAGGCTATTGGCAAGCCCGAAAAAAGGTTTGGAGGGAACTTATCGGGGACATGGGCGAAAGCCGCAACGACACGTTAATAACAAGCCCCGAAATCAAGTACAAGGACATCTACCAAAAGACACGGGAGCATCGAGAATCGCTCGGCCTGTCGTTCAAAGAATACCTCGACAAATATGTGCCGGAGGAGGTCAAAGAGCGGGAGGCGGCCAAAGTGCTGTCGGCGGGCGTATCATTGCTCGACCCTGTTATGGCTGAACTCATTTGCCGTTGGTTCGGGTTGGAAAAATGCAAGACGTTCGACTGTTTCGCTGGCGATAGCGTATTCGGATATGTATCGGCCTATCTCGGCAATGAATTTACCGGCATCGAACTCCGGCCGGAACAGGCTCAACTCAACAATGAACGGGTGGAGGGTATGGCCGCCCGCTACATCTGCGATGACGGGCAAAACGTCGGGCAACACATTGAGCCGAACAGTATGGATTTGCTGTTTAGCTGTCCGCCGTACTATGACCTCGAAAAATATTCCGACCTCGAAAACGATGCGTCCAATCAGGGAACATACGAGGAGTTCCTTACGATTCTGACGAACGCTTTCAAATCCGCCCTCGGCTGTCTGAAAGAAAACCGGTTTGCGGTTATTGTTGTCGGAGACGTTCGGGATAAGAAAACTGGCTTCTACTACAATTTCATCGACGATATGAAACGCATCTTCAAAGAAAACGGAGCCGCCCTGTATAACGAACTCATCCTCATTGAGACGGGAGCCAGCACAGCCCTCCGTGCCGCCCGTTATATGGAGAGCCGCAAGGTTGCCAAGATGCACCAAAATATCCTCGTATTCTACAAAGGCAACACAAAGGAAATCAAGAACAACTACAAAAAAATTGAATATGCAAGCGAAGATTTGGAACTTTTCAGAGTGGATAGCGGAGACGAACCCGCAGAAGATTAG
- a CDS encoding S-adenosylmethionine decarboxylase family protein: MQAKIWNFSEWIAETNPQKIREHFDALLRKAGFNILRFTAHNFKPQGYTALWLLSESHFAVHTFPEYGKTYIELSSCNLEYYQRFLEMTKEL; encoded by the coding sequence ATGCAAGCGAAGATTTGGAACTTTTCAGAGTGGATAGCGGAGACGAACCCGCAGAAGATTAGGGAACATTTCGATGCGCTGTTACGCAAAGCGGGGTTCAATATCCTCCGCTTTACGGCGCATAATTTCAAACCGCAGGGATATACTGCCCTGTGGCTGCTCTCGGAAAGCCATTTTGCCGTACACACGTTCCCTGAGTATGGCAAGACGTATATCGAGTTGTCGAGTTGCAACCTCGAATATTACCAGCGTTTTTTGGAAATGACAAAGGAGTTGTAA
- a CDS encoding DNA cytosine methyltransferase, whose amino-acid sequence MTPMKLLYIDLFCGAGGTSTGVENARYEGRQCAKVIGCVNHDANAIASHAANHPDAMHFTEDIRTLELSPLIAHIAKMRKLYPDAFVVLWASLECTNFSKAKGGQPRDADSRTLAEHLFRYIEAINPDYIQIENVEEFMSWGDLDENGKPISKDAGRLYQQWVANVCGYGYRFVHRILNSADYGAYTSRRRFFGIFAKGSLPIVFPEPTHSKEGAAGLFGRLHRWKPVREVLDFSDEGESIFGRKKPLVDATLERIYAGLIKFVAGGKEAFMVKWNSMSRAGKYHAPGIDEPCPTVATQSRLGVAQVSFLSKYYGGSPEGKSVSVEEPAGAITTRDHHSFITAYYGNGHNHSIDEPAPTLTTKDRLAFVDMQYGNGTPCDIETPAPTVTTNPKHQLVTCKPWIMNTSFKNTGSSIDEPAQTVTANRKWHYLMNPQFQSAGGSVDSPCFTLIARMDKMPPYLIQTEQGEMAIVIEPDDSPAMVKIKQFMALYGIIDIKMRMLRIPELKRIMGFPSDYVLVGTQADQKKFIGNAVEVNMARVLCEALCARLIEEDIKPIRAAA is encoded by the coding sequence ATGACGCCCATGAAACTGCTCTATATCGACTTATTCTGCGGGGCGGGCGGAACCTCTACTGGCGTTGAGAACGCTCGGTACGAAGGCCGGCAATGTGCAAAGGTCATCGGATGCGTAAACCATGACGCCAACGCCATAGCCTCACACGCCGCCAACCACCCCGACGCTATGCACTTCACGGAGGATATTCGGACGCTGGAACTCTCCCCGTTGATAGCCCATATTGCCAAAATGCGGAAACTCTATCCCGACGCATTCGTTGTATTATGGGCGAGCCTCGAATGTACGAATTTCAGCAAGGCCAAAGGTGGGCAGCCCCGTGATGCCGACAGCCGGACGCTGGCCGAACACCTGTTCCGCTATATCGAGGCTATCAATCCCGACTACATTCAGATTGAGAACGTCGAGGAGTTTATGAGCTGGGGCGACCTCGACGAAAACGGCAAACCGATAAGCAAGGACGCAGGGCGATTGTACCAACAATGGGTGGCGAACGTCTGCGGGTATGGTTACCGGTTTGTTCATCGCATACTCAACTCTGCCGACTATGGGGCGTACACCTCCCGTCGCCGGTTCTTCGGCATCTTCGCAAAAGGGAGCCTCCCGATTGTGTTTCCCGAACCGACGCACAGCAAAGAGGGAGCGGCTGGGCTGTTCGGCCGATTACACCGCTGGAAACCCGTGCGGGAGGTGTTGGACTTTTCGGACGAGGGAGAAAGCATCTTCGGACGCAAAAAACCGCTCGTCGATGCGACGCTGGAACGGATATATGCGGGACTGATAAAGTTCGTTGCGGGCGGCAAGGAGGCATTCATGGTAAAATGGAACAGCATGAGCCGAGCAGGTAAATACCATGCTCCGGGCATTGACGAGCCGTGTCCGACTGTTGCAACGCAAAGTCGGCTCGGCGTGGCACAGGTGAGTTTCCTTTCCAAGTATTATGGCGGTAGTCCGGAGGGCAAGAGTGTATCGGTAGAGGAACCGGCAGGAGCAATAACCACAAGAGACCACCACTCGTTCATCACGGCCTACTATGGCAACGGGCACAACCACAGCATCGACGAACCCGCTCCGACACTGACGACGAAAGACCGGCTCGCATTTGTTGATATGCAGTACGGGAACGGGACACCCTGCGACATCGAAACACCCGCTCCGACCGTTACCACCAACCCCAAACACCAACTCGTTACCTGCAAACCGTGGATAATGAACACGAGTTTCAAAAACACAGGGAGCAGCATCGACGAACCGGCACAGACAGTAACGGCAAACCGGAAATGGCACTACCTGATGAACCCGCAATTCCAATCCGCAGGAGGTTCAGTCGATAGCCCATGTTTTACGCTCATCGCTCGTATGGATAAAATGCCTCCGTACCTCATTCAGACAGAACAGGGCGAAATGGCTATCGTTATCGAACCGGACGACAGCCCCGCAATGGTAAAAATCAAACAATTTATGGCATTGTACGGCATTATCGACATCAAAATGCGAATGCTCCGCATACCGGAATTGAAACGGATTATGGGTTTCCCCTCCGACTATGTTCTCGTCGGGACACAGGCCGACCAAAAGAAATTCATCGGTAACGCCGTGGAAGTCAATATGGCACGGGTTCTCTGCGAGGCTCTTTGCGCTCGACTGATTGAGGAGGACATCAAGCCGATTCGGGCGGCTGCATAG
- a CDS encoding phage portal protein translates to MATIQEIIDKNRPVTEIISDLKEKAVYVQPWTGRWGLIHEYDPKRHPVMNKAKYPDIVNEDGSIDYVTRITYDLQRLAVKRMTELCFGIPVKRIYKPNNDGEQKVAKMLEAIYERNRIDSVNIERSNMLFAGCEVMTLWYAVEQRHDLYGFNCPLKLRCKNYSPMHGDELYPLFDEYGDMIALSVGYTRKKLGKTVSYFDTYTDSKHLKWSNENNGWQLIEDEDITLGKIPGVYMFRPTPIWEDTSKIVFEIEWALSRNGNYLRKNSKPVFCVFADEEIQFGEEQPENKEFKSILQYPKGSSAGYVTWEQAVENLKFFVTELRQSFFTQLQLPDWSYESMKSNPMSGESRKQLFIDAQLKVKDESGRLIEFLDREMNVVKAFLKTMLPEKQWKDVDSLQVEMEITPFTITDDKDTIANLTTANGGKPIISQRQSVEMLGWSNDVDKTMQELGEEKTVDAFHLTE, encoded by the coding sequence ATGGCAACAATTCAAGAAATCATCGACAAGAACAGACCGGTAACAGAGATTATTTCCGACCTGAAAGAAAAGGCCGTTTACGTGCAGCCGTGGACAGGACGCTGGGGATTGATACACGAATACGACCCCAAGCGACATCCTGTGATGAACAAAGCCAAATACCCCGACATTGTGAACGAGGACGGCTCTATCGACTACGTTACCCGTATCACATACGACCTGCAACGATTGGCTGTAAAACGTATGACGGAACTATGCTTCGGCATACCTGTCAAGCGCATCTATAAACCCAATAACGACGGGGAGCAGAAAGTCGCCAAAATGTTGGAGGCAATCTACGAGCGGAACCGCATCGACAGCGTGAACATCGAACGGAGTAATATGCTGTTCGCCGGTTGCGAGGTTATGACGCTGTGGTACGCTGTCGAGCAACGGCACGACCTTTACGGATTCAATTGCCCGCTGAAACTGCGATGCAAAAACTATTCGCCGATGCATGGGGACGAACTGTACCCGTTGTTCGATGAGTACGGCGATATGATTGCTCTATCGGTGGGCTATACCCGAAAGAAACTCGGCAAAACCGTTTCGTACTTCGACACCTATACCGACAGCAAGCACCTGAAATGGTCGAACGAGAACAACGGCTGGCAGCTCATCGAGGACGAGGATATTACCCTCGGCAAAATCCCCGGGGTGTATATGTTCCGCCCGACCCCCATTTGGGAGGACACCTCGAAAATCGTGTTCGAGATTGAATGGGCGTTGAGCCGCAACGGTAATTACCTCCGCAAGAACAGTAAACCGGTATTCTGCGTGTTTGCGGACGAAGAAATACAATTCGGCGAGGAACAACCCGAAAACAAGGAGTTCAAAAGCATCCTCCAATATCCGAAAGGTTCTTCTGCGGGGTATGTCACATGGGAGCAGGCGGTTGAAAATCTGAAATTCTTTGTTACCGAACTCCGGCAATCGTTCTTCACGCAGTTGCAACTGCCGGATTGGAGTTACGAGAGTATGAAATCCAACCCTATGTCGGGCGAAAGCCGCAAGCAGCTATTCATCGACGCCCAACTCAAAGTCAAGGACGAGAGCGGGCGACTGATTGAATTCCTCGACCGTGAAATGAACGTCGTCAAAGCGTTCCTCAAAACGATGTTGCCCGAAAAGCAATGGAAAGACGTGGACAGCCTGCAAGTGGAAATGGAGATAACGCCGTTCACGATTACAGACGATAAGGACACCATTGCGAACCTCACGACGGCCAACGGCGGCAAACCTATCATTTCACAGCGGCAAAGCGTCGAAATGCTCGGCTGGAGCAATGACGTTGATAAAACGATGCAAGAACTCGGCGAAGAAAAAACCGTCGATGCGTTCCATTTAACCGAATAG